The Natronogracilivirga saccharolytica genome includes a window with the following:
- the tuf gene encoding elongation factor Tu: MAKETFQRTKPHVNVGTIGHVDHGKTTLTAAITKTMAKRYGGVAKDFADIDNAPEERERGITIATAHVEYETESRHYAHVDCPGHADYVKNMVTGAAQMDGAILVVAATDGPMPQTREHILLARQVGVPELVVFMNKVDLVDDEELLELVELEVRELLSKYEFDGDDAAVVKGSALNALNGEEKAEDQIIELMAAVDEKIPTPERDVDKPFLMPVEDVFTITGRGTVATGRIERGVVKLNQDVDIVGIREEKMKSVITGIEMFRRMLDEGQAGDNAGLLLRGIGKDDLERGMVICAPNSITPHKKFSCEVYVLSKDEGGRHTPFFKGYRPQFYFRTTDVTGVCELPEGVEMVMPGDNVAMEVNLIQPVAMEEGLRFAIREGGRTVGAGVVSKILD; the protein is encoded by the coding sequence ATGGCAAAAGAAACATTTCAACGGACCAAGCCGCACGTAAACGTAGGAACGATCGGACACGTGGATCACGGCAAGACGACCCTGACCGCAGCGATCACCAAGACCATGGCCAAGCGCTACGGCGGAGTGGCCAAGGATTTTGCTGACATTGACAATGCCCCCGAGGAGCGCGAGCGCGGTATTACCATTGCCACGGCGCACGTGGAGTACGAGACCGAGAGTCGTCACTATGCCCACGTAGACTGCCCCGGTCACGCCGACTATGTCAAGAACATGGTTACCGGAGCGGCCCAGATGGACGGGGCGATTCTGGTGGTAGCGGCCACCGACGGACCGATGCCGCAGACGCGTGAGCACATTCTTCTGGCGCGTCAGGTAGGCGTACCGGAGCTGGTGGTATTCATGAACAAGGTTGACCTTGTTGATGACGAGGAGCTTCTGGAGCTTGTGGAGCTGGAGGTTCGCGAATTGCTGAGCAAGTATGAATTTGACGGCGACGATGCCGCTGTAGTGAAGGGATCGGCCCTGAACGCCCTGAACGGCGAGGAGAAGGCCGAAGACCAGATCATTGAGCTGATGGCGGCCGTGGATGAGAAGATACCTACGCCGGAGCGGGATGTGGACAAGCCGTTTTTGATGCCGGTTGAGGACGTATTCACCATTACCGGGCGTGGCACGGTAGCTACGGGCCGGATCGAGCGTGGCGTGGTCAAGCTCAACCAGGATGTTGACATTGTGGGTATCCGCGAGGAGAAGATGAAGTCGGTAATCACGGGTATCGAGATGTTCCGCCGGATGCTTGACGAAGGCCAGGCCGGAGACAATGCCGGATTGCTGCTTCGCGGCATAGGCAAAGACGACCTGGAGCGCGGGATGGTTATCTGTGCGCCGAACTCGATCACCCCTCACAAGAAGTTTTCCTGCGAGGTGTATGTACTGAGCAAGGATGAGGGCGGGCGTCACACGCCGTTTTTCAAGGGCTATCGCCCGCAGTTCTATTTCCGTACGACCGATGTGACGGGCGTATGTGAGCTTCCCGAAGGCGTGGAGATGGTCATGCCGGGCGACAATGTTGCCATGGAAGTCAACCTGATACAGCCGGTAGCCATGGAAGAAGGACTTCGTTTTGCCATCCGTGAAGGTGGCCGAACCGTAGGTGCCGGCGTAGTAAGTAAAATTCTGGACTAA